The proteins below come from a single Hippocampus zosterae strain Florida chromosome 5, ASM2543408v3, whole genome shotgun sequence genomic window:
- the twist1b gene encoding twist-related protein 1b, translating to MSEENLGEESSSSPVSPVDSLTNSEGEADTQPKRSARKRRPSRKHAADDSDSPIPTGGKRGKKSSSSGSPQSLEELQSQRVMANVRERQRTQSLNEAFAALRKIIPTLPSDKLSKIQTLKLAARYIDFLCQVLQSDELDAKMSSCSYVAHERLSYAFSVWRMEGAWSMSTSH from the coding sequence ATGTCCGAGGAAAATTTGGGGGAAGAGTCGAGCAGCTCCCCGGTCTCCCCTGTGGACAGCCTGACCAACAGCGAGGGGGAGGCGGACACGCAGCCCAAAAGAAGCGCGAGGAAGCGGAGGCCGAGCAGGAAACACGCAGCCGACGACTCGGACAGCCCGATTCCGACGGGGGGCAAACGGGGCAAGAAGTCGAGCAGCAGCGGCAGTCCGCAGTCGCTCGAGGAGCTCCAAAGCCAGCGAGTCATGGCCAACGTGCGGGAGCGACAGAGGACTCAGTCGCTCAACGAGGCGTTCGCGGCCCTGCGCAAGATCATCCCCACGCTGCCCTCGGACAAGCTGAGCAAAATACAGACGCTCAAACTGGCCGCCAGGTACATCGACTTCCTGTGCCAGGTGCTGCAGAGTGACGAGCTGGACGCCAAGATGTCCAGCTGCAGCTACGTGGCCCACGAAAGGCTCAGCTACGCCTTCTCCGTATGGAGGATGGAAGGCGCCTGGTCCATGTCCACATCTCACTAG